Proteins from a single region of Sphingomonas sp.:
- a CDS encoding transferrin-binding protein-like solute binding protein yields the protein MRSFRTMLALSGAVTLAACGGDTRPQTVGGSAVVPSGTPTPTHSFVSPTETKTYESIGTVQHYEYYTDSNKIGQGGQLYAGDANTARDSGISVTYNPRDAIFELTINRPNGLVNVTAFRYQDPQHRTAFGGPLHPQAGVPEFAASRQIQYLEAGTSTGNELAPTSPYYPGSAQSEYPVMDDASNSTRQTLFYQKPGTTTKYVTYAGFVRNNVSGALQTPASGSFLRETYSLDRGAFVFGERSANGAVPTSGTGTFSGEMIASMVVNVDPTTTLDATGSTYIQWMQGMQTTTINFGSKTVNSSFTGTLFAPTLDAYTSALYPLAAGTAFSATGSATIDMVNRGGFTGSFSQACFATTCTAGNSLNIAGSSLDGSFFGPNADEIGGGFRIVGGTPDQRIDILGAYTGKKP from the coding sequence ATGCGTTCGTTCCGTACCATGCTGGCGCTTTCAGGCGCGGTCACGCTCGCCGCGTGCGGCGGCGACACCCGGCCGCAGACGGTGGGCGGCAGTGCGGTGGTGCCCAGCGGCACGCCGACCCCGACGCACAGCTTCGTCAGCCCCACCGAGACAAAAACCTATGAGAGCATCGGCACGGTCCAGCACTACGAATATTACACGGATTCGAACAAGATCGGCCAGGGCGGGCAGCTCTATGCCGGCGACGCCAACACCGCGCGCGACAGCGGCATCAGCGTCACCTACAATCCGCGCGACGCGATCTTCGAGCTGACGATCAACCGGCCCAATGGTCTCGTCAACGTCACCGCCTTCCGCTACCAGGATCCGCAGCACCGCACCGCGTTTGGCGGGCCGCTGCATCCGCAGGCGGGCGTGCCCGAATTCGCCGCATCGCGCCAGATCCAGTATCTGGAGGCGGGCACATCGACGGGCAACGAATTGGCTCCGACCAGCCCCTACTACCCAGGCTCGGCCCAGTCCGAATATCCCGTGATGGACGATGCCTCGAACTCGACCCGCCAGACCCTGTTCTATCAGAAGCCGGGCACGACGACGAAATACGTCACCTATGCCGGCTTCGTCCGCAACAATGTCAGCGGTGCGCTACAGACCCCGGCGAGCGGCAGCTTCCTGCGCGAAACCTACAGTCTCGATCGCGGCGCCTTCGTGTTCGGTGAGCGTAGCGCCAATGGCGCGGTGCCGACCAGCGGCACCGGCACGTTCAGCGGTGAGATGATCGCGTCGATGGTCGTCAATGTCGATCCGACGACGACGCTCGACGCCACCGGCTCGACCTACATCCAGTGGATGCAGGGCATGCAGACCACGACGATCAATTTCGGCAGCAAGACCGTGAACTCGAGCTTCACCGGCACGCTGTTCGCGCCGACGCTCGACGCCTACACCAGCGCGCTCTATCCGCTGGCGGCCGGCACCGCCTTCAGCGCCACCGGCAGCGCGACGATCGACATGGTCAATCGCGGCGGCTTCACCGGCTCGTTCAGCCAGGCCTGCTTCGCCACGACCTGCACCGCCGGCAATTCGCTCAACATCGCGGGTTCGAGCCTGGACG
- the map gene encoding type I methionyl aminopeptidase: MNYIDVTADTPRVRTNAIKLYGANGFEGMRRAGRVAAETLDALVPRVKAGVTTGELDDFVRDAIVAANAIPINIGYKGYQHATCISVNHVVCHGIPGSKVLAEGDILNIDLTAVVDGWHGDTSRMFLVGEVPIKARRLVDVTYECMMLGIEQAKPGNHLGDIGHAIQRHAEKHRYGVVQDFVGHGVGLVYHDQPDVFHYGRPGTGPELRPGMIFTIEPMINIGKPGVKILDDEWTAVTRDRSLSAQFEHSIGITESGCEIFTRSPKGLDRPPYA; the protein is encoded by the coding sequence ATGAATTACATCGACGTCACCGCCGACACTCCCCGCGTCCGCACCAACGCCATCAAGCTGTACGGCGCGAACGGGTTCGAGGGGATGCGCCGCGCCGGCCGGGTCGCCGCCGAGACGCTCGATGCGCTGGTGCCGCGGGTCAAGGCCGGGGTGACCACCGGTGAGCTCGACGATTTTGTCCGTGATGCCATCGTCGCGGCGAACGCGATCCCGATCAATATCGGGTACAAGGGCTATCAGCACGCCACCTGCATCTCGGTGAATCATGTCGTCTGTCACGGCATTCCGGGCAGCAAGGTGCTGGCGGAAGGCGATATTCTCAATATCGACCTGACCGCGGTGGTCGATGGCTGGCACGGCGACACCAGCCGGATGTTCCTCGTCGGCGAGGTGCCGATCAAGGCCAGGCGGCTGGTCGATGTCACCTATGAATGCATGATGCTCGGCATTGAGCAGGCGAAGCCCGGCAATCATCTCGGCGATATCGGCCACGCCATCCAGCGCCATGCCGAGAAGCACCGCTACGGCGTCGTCCAGGATTTCGTCGGGCACGGCGTGGGACTGGTATATCACGATCAGCCCGACGTGTTTCACTATGGCCGGCCCGGCACCGGCCCGGAATTGCGCCCGGGGATGATCTTCACGATCGAGCCGATGATCAATATCGGCAAGCCGGGCGTGAAGATCCTCGACGACGAATGGACCGCGGTGACGCGTGACCGTTCGCTTTCGGCGCAGTTCGAGCATTCGATCGGGATCACCGAAAGCGGTTGCGAGATTTTCACCAGGAGCCCCAAGGGTCTGGACCGGCCGCCTTACGCCTGA
- the purC gene encoding phosphoribosylaminoimidazolesuccinocarboxamide synthase: MARRRQIYEGKAKILYEGPEPGTLIQYFKDDATAFNAQKKGTISGKGVLNNRISEHVFTLLGNIGVPTHFIRRLNMREQLIRQVEIVPIEVVVRNVVAGSLAKRLGIEEGTPLPRTIIEYYYKDDALGDPMITDEHILAFGWAAQEELHDMADMAIRVNDFLAGLFAGIGIRLVDFKLEFGRIWDNDYPRIILADEISPDGCRLWDMATNEKLDKDRFRRDLGGEVEAYQEVARRLGLLPEGADSAVLDLETHRKKRGK, translated from the coding sequence ATGGCACGCCGCCGCCAGATCTACGAAGGCAAGGCCAAGATCCTCTATGAGGGGCCCGAGCCAGGCACGTTGATCCAGTATTTCAAGGACGACGCGACTGCGTTCAACGCCCAGAAAAAGGGCACGATCAGCGGCAAGGGCGTGCTCAACAACCGGATTTCCGAGCATGTCTTCACGCTGCTCGGCAATATCGGCGTGCCCACGCACTTCATACGCCGTCTCAATATGCGCGAACAACTCATTCGTCAGGTTGAGATCGTTCCGATCGAAGTGGTGGTTCGCAATGTCGTCGCGGGCTCGCTGGCCAAGCGCCTCGGCATCGAGGAGGGCACGCCCCTGCCCCGCACGATCATCGAATATTATTACAAGGACGATGCCCTTGGCGATCCGATGATCACCGACGAGCACATCCTCGCATTCGGCTGGGCGGCGCAGGAAGAACTGCACGACATGGCCGACATGGCGATCCGGGTGAACGATTTCCTAGCGGGCCTGTTCGCGGGCATCGGTATCCGGCTGGTCGACTTCAAGCTCGAATTCGGACGGATCTGGGACAACGACTATCCCCGCATCATCCTCGCCGATGAGATCAGCCCCGATGGCTGCCGCCTGTGGGACATGGCCACCAACGAGAAGCTCGACAAGGACCGCTTCCGCCGCGACCTTGGCGGCGAAGTCGAGGCTTATCAGGAAGTTGCGCGCCGTCTTGGATTGTTGCCGGAAGGTGCCGATTCGGCGGTTCTCGATCTGGAGACGCATCGCAAGAAGCGGGGGAAGTAG
- a CDS encoding DUF4349 domain-containing protein: protein MRALIALTSVALGLAACSAENTTRTGKAGETATEASASAPAPDAGGADRPATVAVSVPQLAYAWSLGFLVPEDRLASAQDRHRSLCEDMGPARCQILSLERGTGTDQTGAGTLKLRVVSSEARAFSNQLANVIEDAGGRSTDTKVEGEDVSKSIVDTQARIRQRELLVARLTEVLRKRKGSVGELVEAERSVTAAQEELDQARAWLKEQQGRVAMSEFDIRYMAITPSANAESVGAQLGDATQASAATFLIGLRAFFTLAIYLLPWALLMFPVVMLVRWLRRKRDTAPA from the coding sequence ATGCGTGCCTTAATTGCCCTTACCAGTGTCGCCCTGGGCCTTGCCGCCTGCTCGGCGGAAAACACCACTCGGACCGGCAAAGCCGGGGAGACCGCCACGGAAGCCAGCGCATCGGCGCCGGCCCCCGATGCCGGCGGAGCCGACAGGCCCGCTACCGTCGCCGTCAGCGTGCCGCAACTCGCTTATGCCTGGTCGCTCGGCTTCCTCGTGCCGGAGGACAGGCTGGCAAGCGCGCAAGACCGGCACCGCAGCCTGTGCGAGGATATGGGTCCGGCGCGCTGTCAGATCCTGTCGCTCGAGCGCGGCACCGGCACCGACCAGACCGGCGCGGGCACGCTCAAGCTGCGGGTCGTCAGCAGCGAGGCCCGCGCCTTTTCGAACCAGCTCGCCAACGTCATCGAGGATGCCGGTGGGCGATCGACCGACACCAAGGTCGAGGGCGAGGACGTCTCGAAGTCGATCGTCGATACCCAGGCGCGGATCAGGCAGCGCGAATTGCTTGTCGCCCGGCTCACCGAGGTGTTGCGCAAGCGCAAGGGCAGCGTCGGCGAGCTGGTCGAGGCCGAGCGCAGCGTCACTGCCGCGCAGGAGGAGCTCGATCAGGCCCGCGCGTGGCTGAAGGAGCAGCAGGGCCGCGTCGCCATGTCCGAATTCGACATCCGCTACATGGCGATCACGCCCTCGGCCAACGCCGAAAGCGTCGGCGCGCAGCTGGGCGACGCCACCCAGGCATCGGCCGCGACCTTCCTGATCGGGCTGCGCGCCTTCTTCACGCTGGCGATCTATCTGCTGCCCTGGGCGCTGCTGATGTTCCCGGTGGTGATGCTGGTCCGCTGGCTCCGCCGCAAGCGGGACACCGCTCCGGCGTAA
- the gcvA gene encoding transcriptional regulator GcvA: protein MRRLPPLSAVRVFEAAARHGNFTRAAEELGMTQAAVSYQVKLLEERLGAPLFRREGRGVALTDAGVRAGPQVSRAFDAIDQAFAQVRAEEEGLLVISTSNTFANAWLAWRLGSFQMAHPDMAVRLDTSDAIADLDAGDVDCAIRAGRGGWPGLAADKLLDVDFTPMVSPAFLKSHGAMRPADLLHLPLISPHDPWWSAWLREAGVDVPAGPPRPGVRLDSQAHEGHAAMAGQGVAMLTPFFWRNDLVEGKLAMPFDQVSTRGYAYWFVVPESRRNVPKIKRFREWLLEEMVRERPVPVLG, encoded by the coding sequence ATGCGTCGCCTGCCTCCGCTCTCCGCTGTCCGCGTCTTCGAAGCCGCCGCGCGCCACGGCAATTTCACCCGTGCCGCCGAGGAACTGGGCATGACCCAGGCGGCAGTGAGCTATCAGGTGAAGCTGTTGGAGGAGCGGCTCGGCGCGCCCCTGTTCCGCCGAGAAGGGCGGGGAGTTGCGCTCACCGATGCCGGCGTCCGTGCCGGCCCGCAGGTCAGCCGCGCTTTCGACGCGATCGATCAGGCCTTCGCCCAGGTCCGCGCCGAGGAAGAGGGGCTTCTGGTCATCTCGACCTCGAACACCTTCGCCAATGCCTGGCTGGCGTGGCGGCTGGGCAGCTTCCAGATGGCGCATCCGGATATGGCGGTGCGGCTCGACACCAGCGATGCGATTGCCGATCTCGATGCCGGGGATGTCGATTGCGCGATCCGCGCCGGGCGCGGCGGCTGGCCGGGACTGGCGGCGGACAAGCTGCTCGACGTGGATTTCACGCCGATGGTGAGCCCCGCCTTCCTCAAGAGCCATGGCGCGATGCGGCCCGCCGATCTGCTGCATCTGCCGCTGATCAGCCCGCATGATCCTTGGTGGAGCGCCTGGCTTCGCGAAGCCGGGGTCGATGTGCCCGCCGGCCCGCCGCGTCCGGGCGTCCGCCTCGACAGCCAGGCGCATGAGGGCCATGCGGCGATGGCCGGGCAGGGCGTGGCGATGCTGACGCCGTTCTTCTGGCGCAACGATCTGGTGGAGGGGAAGCTGGCGATGCCCTTCGATCAGGTATCGACACGCGGCTATGCCTATTGGTTCGTTGTGCCAGAAAGCCGCCGTAACGTACCAAAGATCAAGCGCTTTCGCGAATGGCTGCTCGAAGAGATGGTCCGCGAGCGGCCGGTGCCGGTGTTGGGATGA
- the parC gene encoding DNA topoisomerase IV subunit A produces MTLDTDLTDPAGPTDVPFDSALSERYLVYAMSTITARSLPDVRDGLKPVHRRLLWAMRLLRLDPASGYKKCARVVGDVIGKYHPHGDQSVYDAMVRLAQTFALRYPLVDGQGNFGNIDGDNAAAYRYTEARLTQVAIDLMDGLDENATDFRATYNGEDEEPELFPGLFPNLLANGAAGIAVGMATSIPPHNAAELLNAAVALIDNPQANVLDYVSGPDFPTGGVVVDSPAAIAEAYNTGRGSFRVRAKIEKVIEKGGGWHLVVSEIPYGVQKGKLIEGIAELINDKKLPILGDVRDESADDIRVVLEPRSRTVSAEDLIHSLYRLSDLEVRVPLNLNVLDAQHTPRVMSLHEALSQWLAHQFIVLQRKSQHRLDKIADRLELVAGYIIAFLNLDRVIEIIRTEDEPKQVMMAEFALTDRQAEAILNMRLRSLRKLEEMELKQERDKLEKEQAELELLLSSDARQRTRMKRDLGKMLVRYGLDTPLGARRTTVEEAAPAREIPLEAMIEREPITVILSQRGWIRAMKGHVETGSGEALKFKEGDGPYLAFHAHTTDKLLLAADNGRFYTLAADKLPGGRGFGEPVRLMIDLEGERQIVTLRRATASPRLLVAASDGRGFVVKAEDVMAETRKGKQVVTPRAGAHLKVVRGIGEDDDMVAAIGDNRKMLVFPLAEVAELARGQGVQLQRFRDGGLSDVTTFRMADGLSWAMGGETGRTRTETDLAQWRAARGAAGRMPPTGFPRDNRF; encoded by the coding sequence ATGACGCTCGATACCGATCTTACCGACCCCGCAGGCCCCACCGACGTTCCTTTCGATAGCGCCCTGTCGGAGCGCTATCTCGTCTATGCGATGTCGACGATCACGGCGCGCTCGCTGCCCGATGTTCGCGACGGGCTGAAGCCGGTCCACCGCCGGCTGCTCTGGGCGATGCGGCTGCTCCGGCTCGATCCGGCGAGCGGCTACAAGAAGTGCGCCCGCGTCGTCGGCGACGTCATCGGCAAATATCATCCGCATGGCGACCAGTCGGTCTATGACGCGATGGTCCGCCTCGCCCAGACCTTCGCACTGCGCTACCCGCTCGTCGACGGTCAGGGCAATTTCGGCAATATCGACGGCGATAACGCCGCCGCCTATCGCTATACCGAGGCGCGGCTGACCCAGGTCGCGATCGACCTGATGGACGGGCTCGACGAGAACGCCACCGATTTCCGCGCGACGTATAACGGGGAAGACGAGGAGCCCGAGCTGTTTCCGGGCCTGTTCCCCAACCTGCTGGCGAACGGCGCCGCCGGCATCGCGGTCGGCATGGCGACCAGTATCCCGCCGCACAATGCCGCCGAACTGCTCAACGCTGCCGTCGCCCTGATCGACAATCCGCAGGCCAATGTTCTCGACTATGTCAGCGGCCCCGATTTCCCGACCGGGGGCGTGGTGGTCGACAGCCCGGCCGCGATCGCCGAGGCGTACAACACTGGCCGTGGCAGCTTCCGCGTGCGGGCGAAGATCGAGAAGGTCATCGAGAAGGGAGGGGGCTGGCACCTCGTCGTCTCCGAGATTCCCTACGGCGTGCAGAAAGGCAAGTTGATCGAGGGCATCGCCGAGCTGATCAACGACAAGAAACTGCCGATCCTCGGCGATGTCCGCGACGAATCCGCCGACGATATCCGCGTTGTCCTCGAACCGCGCAGCCGCACGGTCAGCGCCGAGGACCTGATCCACAGCCTCTATCGCCTGTCGGACCTCGAAGTCCGCGTGCCGCTCAACTTGAACGTGCTCGACGCGCAACACACGCCCCGCGTGATGAGCCTGCACGAAGCGCTCAGCCAGTGGCTGGCGCACCAGTTCATCGTCCTCCAGCGCAAGTCGCAGCACCGGCTCGACAAGATCGCCGACCGCTTGGAGCTGGTGGCGGGCTACATCATCGCCTTCCTCAATCTTGACCGCGTCATCGAGATCATCCGCACCGAGGACGAGCCCAAGCAGGTGATGATGGCCGAGTTCGCGCTGACCGACCGCCAGGCCGAGGCGATCCTCAACATGCGCCTGCGCAGCCTGCGCAAGCTAGAGGAAATGGAACTCAAGCAGGAGCGCGACAAGCTCGAAAAGGAGCAGGCCGAGCTGGAGCTGCTGCTCTCGTCCGACGCCCGCCAGCGCACCCGGATGAAACGCGATCTCGGCAAGATGCTGGTCCGCTACGGTCTCGATACCCCGCTGGGCGCGCGCCGCACCACCGTCGAGGAAGCCGCCCCGGCGCGCGAAATCCCGCTGGAAGCGATGATCGAGCGCGAGCCGATCACCGTCATCCTCTCGCAGCGCGGCTGGATCCGGGCGATGAAGGGGCATGTCGAGACCGGCAGCGGCGAAGCGCTCAAATTCAAGGAAGGCGACGGCCCCTATCTGGCCTTCCACGCCCACACCACCGACAAGCTGCTCCTCGCCGCCGACAATGGCCGATTCTACACGCTCGCCGCGGACAAGCTTCCCGGCGGCCGCGGTTTTGGCGAGCCGGTGCGGCTGATGATCGACCTGGAGGGGGAGCGCCAGATCGTCACCCTGCGCCGTGCCACCGCTTCACCGCGCCTGCTGGTCGCCGCCAGCGACGGGCGTGGCTTCGTGGTCAAGGCCGAGGATGTCATGGCCGAAACCCGCAAGGGCAAGCAGGTGGTGACACCACGCGCCGGCGCGCATCTCAAGGTGGTGCGCGGCATCGGCGAGGACGATGATATGGTCGCGGCGATCGGCGACAATCGAAAGATGCTGGTCTTCCCGCTCGCCGAAGTCGCCGAGCTTGCGCGCGGGCAGGGCGTCCAGCTCCAGCGCTTCCGCGACGGTGGTCTTTCGGACGTTACCACCTTCAGGATGGCCGATGGCCTCAGCTGGGCGATGGGCGGCGAAACCGGCCGGACCCGCACCGAAACCGACCTTGCCCAATGGCGCGCGGCGCGGGGCGCCGCCGGGCGGATGCCGCCCACCGGTTTCCCGCGCGACAACCGCTTCTGA
- a CDS encoding EAL domain-containing protein, with amino-acid sequence MVLDLLPIPAAIVALSGDAFHFEAVNKPFRMAGLGHVAAESPVIRLLGERIRRFVESPDTHQEFAWQFGSEVDSRHFRVMLARRTFNRDTGKCMLTLVDQTSELRTEQSLRREMATDSLTGLPNRTGFSDELEDTINHDNRSAHAVMVIDLARFGRVNACMGGLAGDELLISVARRIKGALRGRDILARLGGDEFGVLLTLDDGPDDALHVAKRIEAALTNPFRLSDFEIRVECSVGIAMGSDNDGDPEDLIRNAQFAVKRSKKTGRPEVYQTHAFDIAREQFSIETELRRAIENGQMSLYYQPICDLNSGKVSSFEALARWTNEDGVCLSPNDFIPVAEESGLIVPLGRWAMDEAARTIAAWDRGAGGDCGVKVAVNLSAIQLHRDNIPDMVRSALDAHRVNGNRLTLELTESAIVTDPDRVARVMNALKDLGATLAMDDFGTGYSNLAFLQRLPIDILKIDRSFVSGMLADRDKIAIVRAILSLAQALGMRTTAEGIETNELAQTLAALGCTYGQGFLYSRALARDDAYELLIERNTSSSAI; translated from the coding sequence ATGGTGCTGGACCTGCTGCCGATCCCCGCCGCCATCGTCGCCCTCTCTGGTGACGCCTTCCATTTCGAAGCGGTCAACAAGCCGTTCCGCATGGCCGGGCTCGGCCATGTCGCCGCCGAATCGCCGGTGATCCGCCTGCTCGGCGAGCGCATCCGCCGCTTCGTCGAATCACCCGACACGCATCAGGAGTTCGCCTGGCAGTTTGGCAGCGAGGTCGACAGCCGCCATTTCCGGGTGATGCTGGCCCGCCGCACCTTCAATCGCGACACCGGCAAATGCATGCTCACCCTGGTCGATCAGACCTCGGAGCTGCGCACCGAGCAGAGTCTGCGCCGCGAAATGGCGACCGACAGCCTGACCGGCCTGCCCAACCGCACCGGCTTCTCCGACGAGCTCGAAGACACGATCAATCACGACAATCGCAGCGCCCATGCGGTGATGGTCATCGATCTTGCGCGCTTCGGCCGCGTCAATGCCTGCATGGGCGGCCTGGCCGGCGACGAACTGCTGATTTCGGTCGCCCGCCGCATCAAGGGCGCACTGCGCGGCCGCGACATCCTTGCCCGCCTGGGCGGCGACGAGTTCGGCGTGCTGCTGACCCTCGATGACGGCCCCGACGATGCGCTCCACGTCGCCAAGCGCATCGAGGCCGCGCTGACCAATCCCTTCCGCCTTTCCGATTTCGAGATCCGCGTCGAATGTTCGGTCGGCATCGCCATGGGCTCGGACAATGACGGCGATCCCGAGGATCTGATCCGCAACGCCCAGTTCGCGGTCAAGCGGTCGAAGAAGACCGGCCGCCCCGAGGTCTATCAGACCCATGCCTTCGATATCGCCCGTGAGCAGTTCAGCATCGAGACCGAACTGCGCCGCGCGATCGAGAACGGCCAGATGTCGCTATATTATCAGCCGATCTGCGACCTCAATTCGGGCAAGGTCTCGTCGTTCGAGGCGCTGGCGCGCTGGACCAACGAAGACGGCGTCTGCCTGTCACCCAATGATTTCATTCCGGTCGCCGAGGAATCGGGGCTGATCGTTCCCCTCGGCCGCTGGGCGATGGACGAAGCCGCGAGGACAATCGCGGCATGGGATCGCGGTGCCGGTGGCGATTGCGGGGTCAAGGTCGCGGTCAACCTCTCGGCGATCCAGCTGCACCGTGACAATATCCCCGACATGGTCAGGAGCGCGCTCGACGCGCACAGGGTCAACGGCAACCGCCTCACCCTGGAGTTGACCGAAAGCGCCATCGTCACCGATCCGGATCGCGTCGCGCGCGTCATGAACGCGCTCAAGGATCTCGGCGCGACGCTGGCGATGGACGATTTCGGCACCGGCTATTCGAACCTGGCGTTCCTGCAAAGGCTGCCGATCGACATCCTCAAGATCGACCGCAGCTTCGTCTCCGGCATGCTCGCCGATCGTGACAAGATCGCGATTGTCCGCGCCATTTTGTCGCTGGCGCAGGCGCTGGGAATGCGAACCACCGCCGAAGGTATCGAAACCAACGAGCTGGCCCAGACGCTGGCGGCGCTCGGCTGCACCTATGGCCAGGGCTTCCTCTACTCGCGCGCGCTGGCCCGCGATGACGCCTATGAATTGTTGATCGAGCGCAACACGAGTTCGTCAGCGATCTGA
- a CDS encoding CCA tRNA nucleotidyltransferase, giving the protein MADMILPDAEWQHRAGLAGLVRVLGDVRFVGGCVRDTLLGIPVSDIDLATSLAPETVVEYLKEAGITAVPTGIAHGTVTAVIESGPVEVTTLRRDVSTDGRHATVAFTDNWREDAARRDFTMNALYADPNTREIFDYFGGLADLEARKVRFIGDPYQRIAEDHLRILRFFRFLARFGDEPDGEALRACSDRANDLMALSRERIRDELLKLLVARDAVRVVELMIRRRMFVPILFVRSAERLAYLAKREAEAGIAPDPIRRLAALIPPEDVETVGARFKLSNLQRRRLQAAVARPVENAKALVYRAGQEGAVDRLLLSERPIREAMVAATWEAPCFPLTGGAIIRRGIKAGPQVARLMRQIEDQWIAEDFPDSARVDQIADELVLRSINNS; this is encoded by the coding sequence ATGGCGGACATGATCCTCCCCGATGCCGAGTGGCAGCATCGCGCGGGGCTCGCCGGTCTGGTCCGTGTGCTCGGCGACGTTCGGTTCGTCGGTGGCTGCGTGCGCGATACGCTGTTGGGAATTCCGGTCTCGGATATCGATCTGGCGACCTCGCTCGCGCCCGAGACGGTGGTCGAATATCTGAAGGAAGCCGGGATCACCGCGGTGCCGACCGGGATCGCGCACGGCACGGTGACGGCGGTGATCGAGAGCGGGCCGGTCGAGGTGACGACCTTGCGCCGCGATGTCTCGACCGACGGGCGCCACGCCACCGTCGCCTTCACAGACAATTGGCGCGAGGATGCGGCGCGGCGCGATTTCACGATGAACGCGCTCTACGCGGACCCGAATACCCGCGAGATCTTCGACTATTTCGGCGGGCTCGCCGATCTCGAGGCGCGCAAGGTCCGCTTCATCGGCGACCCCTATCAGCGAATCGCCGAGGATCACTTGCGAATCCTCCGCTTCTTCCGTTTCCTCGCCCGATTCGGCGACGAACCCGATGGCGAGGCGCTACGGGCATGCTCGGACCGCGCCAACGACCTGATGGCGCTCAGTCGCGAGCGGATTCGCGACGAGCTGCTCAAGCTGCTCGTCGCCAGGGACGCGGTGCGGGTCGTCGAGCTGATGATCCGGCGCCGCATGTTCGTGCCCATCCTCTTCGTCCGCTCCGCCGAGCGGCTGGCCTATCTTGCCAAGCGCGAGGCGGAGGCAGGCATCGCGCCCGACCCGATCCGGCGCCTCGCGGCGCTGATACCACCCGAGGATGTCGAAACCGTCGGCGCGCGTTTCAAATTGTCCAATCTCCAGCGCCGTCGCCTGCAAGCGGCCGTGGCGCGGCCCGTCGAGAACGCCAAGGCGCTGGTCTATCGCGCCGGCCAGGAGGGCGCGGTTGACCGCCTGCTTCTCTCAGAGCGGCCGATCAGGGAAGCGATGGTCGCAGCCACCTGGGAAGCCCCGTGCTTTCCGCTCACTGGCGGCGCGATCATCAGGCGGGGGATCAAGGCGGGGCCGCAGGTCGCCAGGTTGATGCGCCAGATCGAAGATCAGTGGATTGCCGAGGATTTCCCCGATTCGGCGCGGGTCGATCAGATCGCTGACGAACTCGTGTTGCGCTCGATCAACAATTCATAG
- a CDS encoding CoA pyrophosphatase, with protein sequence MTLAERLRAALDSPHAAILLPGDHFDFDPEIAGQPAAVLVAVTDRADPGVILTQRTDTLRRHAGQVAFPGGRIDPEDDGPVSAALREAEEEIALPRAMVEVIGTAERYRTVTGYDVTPVVGVVPADLALVPAEAEVANVFEVPLSFLLDSANHRRNSVEFQGAQRRYYEIMWGERRIWGATAAMIVNLSRRLQWRT encoded by the coding sequence GTGACGCTCGCCGAACGGCTGCGCGCCGCGCTCGATTCGCCGCATGCGGCGATCCTGCTGCCGGGCGACCATTTCGATTTCGACCCTGAAATTGCCGGGCAGCCGGCGGCCGTGCTGGTCGCGGTGACAGACCGCGCCGATCCCGGCGTGATCCTGACCCAGCGCACCGACACGCTGCGCCGCCACGCCGGCCAGGTTGCGTTTCCCGGCGGGCGGATCGACCCCGAGGATGACGGCCCGGTCAGCGCGGCGCTGCGCGAGGCCGAGGAGGAGATCGCCCTGCCCCGCGCCATGGTCGAAGTGATCGGCACCGCCGAGCGCTACCGTACCGTGACCGGCTATGACGTCACGCCGGTGGTCGGCGTGGTACCGGCCGATCTGGCACTGGTGCCGGCGGAGGCGGAGGTCGCCAATGTGTTCGAAGTGCCCCTGTCCTTCCTGCTCGATTCGGCCAATCACCGGCGGAACAGCGTCGAGTTTCAGGGCGCGCAGCGGCGCTACTATGAGATTATGTGGGGTGAGCGGCGTATCTGGGGCGCCACGGCGGCGATGATCGTCAATCTGTCACGGCGGCTGCAATGGCGGACATGA